A window of the Raphanus sativus cultivar WK10039 unplaced genomic scaffold, ASM80110v3 Scaffold0189, whole genome shotgun sequence genome harbors these coding sequences:
- the LOC108860950 gene encoding WAT1-related protein At1g09380-like, whose translation MVKSRDMLPSLAMVLVQIGYAGMNITSKMAMEAGMKPLILVAYRQIFASIATLPVALFLERKTIPKITLRVLVQVFFCSITGVTGNQVLYFIGLQNSSPTIACALTNLLPAVTFLLAAIFRQEAVGIRKVSGQAKVIGTVVCVAGAMVLSFYHGHIIGTGESKIHWAYAQSITSHGSDSTGSNFFLGSFLIMAAAVSCAVWFIIQTKMSETFAAPYTSTLLMCLMGSIQCGGIALISDHKLADWSLSPPLRLIAALYAGVVASALAFCLMSWAINIKGPLYVSVFSPLVLVIVAVFSWTLLEEKLYTGTFMGSALVVIGLYGVLWGKDREMNEKEDEIEDQKKLKQQPTVKTDANEDIESRLSS comes from the exons atgGTTAAATCGAGAGATATGCTGCCGTCCTTGGCGATGGTGTTAGTGCAAATTGGCTACGCAGGCATGAACATTACGTCGAAGATGGCTATGGAGGCCGGCATGAAGCCTCTCATCCTTGTAGCTTATCGCCAAATCTTTGCCTCTATCGCCACTTTACCGGTCGCACTTTTCCTTGAACG TAAGACAATACCGAAGATCACACTAAGGGTTCTTGTCCAAGTCTTCTTCTGCTCTATCACTGG TGTGACAGGAAATCAAGTGCTCTACTTCATAGGACTTCAGAATTCATCTCCGACCATCGCTTGCGCCTTAACTAATCTCTTACCGGCGGTCACTTTCCTCCTCGCCGCAATCTTCAG ACAAGAAGCTGTAGGGATTAGAAAGGTATCAGGACAAGCCAAAGTGATAGGGACAGTAGTATGTGTGGCTGGAGCAATGGTTCTCTCCTTCTACCATGGTCACATCATAGGCACTGGAGAGTCCAAAATCCATTGGGCTTATGCTCAAAGCATCACGAGCCATGGTTCGGATTCTACCGGTTCTAACTTTTTCTTAGGATCTTTCCTAATCATGGCTGCTGCCGTTTCTTGTGCCGTTTGGTTCATTATTCAG ACGAAAATGAGCGAGACATTTGCAGCACCATACACGAGCACACTTCTAATGTGTTTGATGGGAAGTATCCAATGTGGCGGTATCGCTTTGATCTCCGATCATAAACTCGCTGATTGGTCCCTCAGCCCTCCTCTCCGCCTCATCGCCGCCCTTTACGCC GGAGTGGTGGCGTCTGCGTTAGCGTTCTGCTTAATGTCATGGGCGATAAATATTAAAGGTCCTCTCTACGTCTCTGTTTTTAGCCCTTTAGTGCTTGTAATCGTAGCCGTTTTCAGCTGGACTCTTCTTGAAGAGAAACTCTACACCGGCAC GTTTATGGGATCAGCACTTGTGGTTATTGGGCTATATGGTGTTTTGTGGGGGAAAGATAGAGAGATGAATGAGAAGGAAGACGAAATAGAGGACCAAAAGAAGTTGAAACAACAACCCACAGTCAAAACAGATGCTAATGAAGATATTGAGTCGAGATTATCGTCTTAA
- the LOC108858552 gene encoding uncharacterized protein LOC108858552, whose amino-acid sequence MTVIEDDNGVPWFEEDQIADVICKYYNNIFTSSHQESLQTVEKALQPCITSEINEELIKEPSPTEIKETTFAIHPDKAPGPDGFSASFFQANWDVVGADVIKEIQRFFTTGILQPSQNVTHVRLIPKIVGAKRVADYRPIALCNIYFKIISKLLSIRLKPVLHSIISENQPAFIPGRAISDNILITHEVLQYLKTSKAQKKCTMAVKTDMSKAYDRVEWKFIAQLLQRLGFHEKWINLIMQCVTTVSYTYLINDSVKGYVTPCRGIRQGDPLSPYLFILCGQVLSGLCTKAGREGTLQGVRVARGSPRVNHLLFADDTMFFCQASPTCCNKLNEVLWEYEQASGQKINTDKSSVTFSCKTSPEKKELVKSILGIVKEGGSGKYLGLPEHFGRRKKDMFTAILDKIRQRAASFSTSFLSKAGKLTMLKSVLTVIPTFSMSCFELPVSLCKHIQSMLIRFWWDQPNGKKKMAWVSWDKMTKPKAYGGLGFRDIQVFNQALLAKQAWRILTKPDSLLARVLLGKYCHSTSFLEVQQPYVCSHGWRSILKGRDLLKGNLGKAIGNGETTKLWKDSWISLTENIKPYGPIPEGALDLTVSDLLTSEMQWNKEKLENLLPQLAKDIQLLQPSMSRAEDRYIWQPLPSGDYTTRSGYFSASLKATQIATVSEQGQFKWVRDVWSAACSPKMQTFLLSIIQRALPLGENLQQRGMEVWKIIPLKQVVHLATGEGFKEAVTAFKSAICLPPTGITGAVLPWICWALWNARNLLIFENRTLTPTETASKGLNQAREWSMAQGNDQQRTKGLPQPRGPTVPNRRNPSVPTCKSDVAWDRRSQRAGLAWILTKPTGEYIEQGSSTQQLVNSPLIAEALALRSGFISARNLGLSSLHCFSDNATLIRAINSDNQIKEIYDIIEDIKHLYYAFVEVSFFHFSRSLNGEADSLAKRSLSSSLLLDPFMG is encoded by the exons ATGACAGTGATTGAAGATGATAACGGCGTACCATGGTTCGAAGAAGACCAGATTGCTGATGTAATATGCAAGTATTACAATAACATCTTCACATCATCCCACCAGGAAAGCCTGCAGACAGTGGAGAAAGCACTTCAGCCGTGTATAACATCAGAAATTAACGAGGAGCTGATCAAAGAACCATCACCAACAGAGATTAAGGAAACTACCTTTGCCATACATCCAGACAAGGCCCCCGGACCAGACGGCTTCTCAGCCAGCTTCTTTCAGGCTAATTGGGACGTGGTGGGAGCTGATGTGATCAAAGAAATCCAACGTTTCTTCACTACTGGTATCCTCCAACCCTCGCAAAATGTAACTCATGTCAGACTGATTCCTAAAATTGTGGGAGCAAAGCGAGTAGCCGACTATCGACCTATTGCATTGTGCAATATCTACTTCAAGATTATTTCAAAGCTACTGTCTATAAGATTGAAACCAGTACTACATTCTATAATCTCTGAAAATCAGCCAGCTTTCATCCCGGGGAGGGCAATCTCAGACAACATCCTAATCACTCATGAAGTTCTACAATATCTCAAGACGTCTAAAGCTCAAAAGAAGTGCACAATGGCTGTTAAAACTGACATGTCTAAAGCGTATGACAGAGTGGAGTGGAAATTCATTGCACAATTACTACAAAGGCTAGGATTCCACGAGAAGTGGATCAACTTGATTATGCAATGCGTGACTACAGTCTCCTACACCTACCTAATCAATGACTCTGTCAAAGGTTATGTTACACCATGCAGAGGGATAAGACAAGGGGACCCTCTATCCCCCTATCTTTTCATCCTATGTGGACAGGTTCTATCCGGCCTATGCACAAAAGCAGGACGAGAAGGTACCTTACAAGGAGTGCGTGTGGCACGAGGAAGCCCGAGGGTTAATCATCTGCTCTTTGCAGATGATACCATGTTCTTCTGCCAAGCTTCCCCTACTTGCTGCAACAAACTAAATGAAGTACTCTGGGAGTATGAACAAGCCTCGGGGCAGAAGATCAATACAGACAAGTCATCCGTCACCTTCTCCTGCAAAACATCACCAGAAAAGAAAGAACTAGTCAAAAGCATTCTAGGAATAGTAAAAGAAGGAGGATCAGGCAAGTATTTGGGTCTACCTGAGCACTTCGGTCGCAGGAAGAAGGACATGTTCACGGCCATTTTGGATAAGATCAGACAACGAGCCGCAAGCTTCTCCACGAGCTTCCTATCCAAGGCAGGCAAGCTCACAATGTTGAAGTCAGTCTTGACGGTAATACCAACCTTCTCCATGTCCTGTTTTGAGCTTCCTGTGAGCCTCTGCAAACACATACAATCCATGTTAATAAGGTTCTGGTGGGATCAACCAAATGGAAAAAAGAAGATGGCATGGGTGTCTTGGGATAAGATGACTAAACCTAAGGCATACGGTGGTCTAGGTTTCAGAGACATTCAAGTATTTAATCAAGCACTCCTAGCTAAACAGGCTTGGAGAATCTTAACCAAACCAGACAGTCTCCTAGCACGTGTTCTCTTGGGAAAATATTGTCACTCAACCTCCTTCTTAGAAGTTCAACAGCCATATGTATGCTCTCACGGGTGGAGAAGTATCCTAAAGGGAAGAGATCTCCTAAAAGGCAACTTAGGTAAAGCTATTGGTAATGGCGAGACTACTAAGCTATGGAAGGATTCATGGATCTCTCTAACTGAGAACATTAAACCCTATGGTCCTATACCGGAGGGAGCTCTCGATCTCACAGTTTCCGATCTACTCACGTCTGAGATGCAGTGGAATAAAGAGAAATTAGAAAATCTCTTACCTCAACTTGCTAAGGATATTCAGTTGCTGCAACCAAGCATGTCGAGAGCTGAGGATCGTTACATATGGCAACCTCTCCCCTCAGGAGACTACACCACACGCTCAGGGTACTTCTCGGCATCTTTGAAAGCCACTCAGATAGCTACAGTATCAGAGCAGGGACAATTCAAATGGGTCAGAGATGTCTGGAGTGCTGCGTGCTCTCCAAAAATGCAGACGTTTCTCTTGTCCATCATACAAAGGGCTCTACCCCTCGGTGAGAACCTACAACAACGAGGAATG GAAGTCTGGAAAATCATCCCACTCAAGCAGGTAGTTCACCTAGCTACCGGAGAAGGCTTCAAAGAAGCGGTCACAGCTTTCAAAAGTGCTATCTGTCTCCCCCCAACAGGCATAACAGGCGCTGTTCTACCCTGGATCTGTTGGGCTCTATGGAATGCAAGGAACCTCCTTATCTTCGAGAATCGAACCCTGACACCGACAGAAACAGCATCAAAAGGATTAAATCAAGCTCGAGAGTGGTCAATGGCGCAAGGAAACGATCAGCAAAGAACAAAGGGATTACCTCAACCACGAGGACCTACGGTTCCCAATCGAAGAAACCCTTCAGTACCGACATGCAAATCCGATGTGGCTTGGGATCGAAGATCACAACGGGCAGGTTTGGCTTGGATTCTAACGAAGCCAACAGGAGAGTACATCGAGCAAGGATCGTCGACTCAACAGTTGGTTAATTCACCCCTGATTGCGGAAGCTCTGGCTTTGCGATCAGGATTCATCTCCGCAAGAAACTTGGGACTCTCGAGTCTTCACTGTTTCTCTGATAATGCAACGCTCATCCGAGCTATCAACTCCGACAACCAGATCAAGGAGATCTATGATATCATTGAAGATATCAAACACCTCTACTATGCTTTCGTCGAAGTCTCGTTTTTTCATTTCTCTAGATCTTTGAATGGGGAAGCTGATTCGTTAGCTAAGCGATCCCTCTCTTCGTCTTTGTTATTGGACCCATTCATGGGCTAA
- the LOC130501414 gene encoding galactolipase DONGLE, chloroplastic-like, whose protein sequence is MAANIFTQSPNYSPFLIGDKVPQQKHNLGHISFSDNTSNKKLVTSSSIMAPPLPSSSPLAPPPPSSSSSSSMLSRAPASSLPLSRVWREIQGSNNWENLIDPLSPILQQEITRYGNLLSASYKGFDLNPNSKRYLNCKYGKKSLLKESGIHDPDGYQVTKYIYATPDININPIQNEPSRARWIGYVAVSSDDSVKRLGRRDIVVTFRGTVTNPEWMANLMSSLTPARLDPHSPRSDVKVESGFLSLYTSCESETKFGLESCREQLLSEISRLLNKYKGEEMSITLAGHSMGSSLAHLLAYDIAELGMNKRRGQKDVPVTVFSFAGPRVGNLGFKERCEELGVKVLRITNVNDPITKLPGFLFNENFRALGGVYELPWSCSCYTHVGVELTLDFFDVQNISCVHDLDTYISLVNRPKLSKSTVTEDNFGSNFFNKTSDMMFPKGQRRALRLRNAATQAAYLIGSVSNHMMYCNIF, encoded by the coding sequence ATGGCGGCCAACATATTCACTCAAAGCCCTAATTACTCTCCATTTCTAATCGGAGACAAAGTTCCTCAGCAGAAACACAATCTTGGCCATATCTCTTTCTCAGACAACACCTCTAATAAAAAGCTTGTAACCTCTTCTTCTATAATGGCCCCACCgcttccatcttcttctccactcgctcctcctcctccttcttcttcttcttcttcttctatgcTTTCTCGAGCACCAGCATCATCTCTTCCGTTGTCTAGAGTATGGAGAGAGATACAAGGAAGCAATAACTGGGAGAATCTAATTGACCCTTTAAGCCCTATTCTCCAACAAGAGATCACTCGCTACGGGAACTTACTCTCCGCTTCTTACAAAGGTTTTGATCTAAACCCTAACTCCAAACGTTACTTGAACTGCAAGTATGGAAAGAAAAGTCTGCTTAAAGAATCCGGAATCCATGACCCAGATGGCTACCAAGTCACCAAGTACATCTACGCCACACCTGACATCAACATCAACCCTATCCAGAACGAGCCTAGTCGGGCACGTTGGATAGGGTACGTAGCGGTTTCTTCTGATGACTCGGTGAAACGTTTGGGGAGGAGGGATATTGTGGTGACGTTTCGTGGGACTGTGACCAACCCTGAATGGATGGCTAACCTAATGAGCTCCTTGACTCCAGCTAGGCTTGATCCTCATAGCCCTCGTTCTGATGTGAAAGTTGAATCTGGCTTCTTGAGTTTATACACATCATGCGAGAGCGAGACCAAGTTCGGGCTAGAAAGCTGCCGTGAGCAGCTTCTCTCCGAGATCTCGAGGCTTCTCAACAAGTACAAAGGCGAGGAAATGAGCATAACGCTTGCAGGACATAGTATGGGGAGTTCTCTAGCTCACCTTCTAGCTTACGACATAGCAGAACTCGGTATGAACAAGAGAAGAGGTCAAAAAGATGTTCCAGTGACTGTCTTTTCCTTCGCGGGTCCGAGGGTTGGTAACTTGGGGTTTAAAGAACGGTGTGAGGAGCTAGGAGTTAAGGTCTTGAGGATCACGAATGTAAACGATCCGATCACGAAACTCCCTGGTTTCTTGTTCAACGAGAATTTTAGGGCGTTAGGTGGCGTTTACGAGCTTCCTTGGAGCTGTTCTTGCTACACTCACGTGGGAGTCGAACTCACGCTCGATTTCTTCGACGTTCAAAACATTTCTTGCGTCCACGACCTAGACACTTACATCAGTTTAGTGAACCGTCCGAAACTCTCGAAGTCTACGGTTACAGAAGACAATTTTGGCAGCAATTTTTTCAACAAAACAAGTGACATGATGTTCCCTAAAGGACAACGTCGAGCGTTGCGGTTAAGAAACGCAGCGACCCAAGCGGCGTATCTTATTGGGTCTGTATCCAATCATATGATGTACTGTAATATATTTTAG